One region of Cytobacillus sp. FSL H8-0458 genomic DNA includes:
- a CDS encoding FTR1 family iron permease, translating into MKKLVLLVLCLFMFFPPFADAEEDYSDLFILVGDAIMKVKADDWESAEKLASELDQSWQQVEKTDSKEAKKVGRTISELTGPLDEYQKEETLQALSNVSHALVDFEKKQNPVDKEKQREEVKNAFNPILENLSAAITEENAEEVSNQYKNLLAMWNRKEKIVRDQSIPHYGKIETQMGFLRIALTQEEKDFAQMKGISDSLSAAFSEFVSGKEIKAEKNNYSLQTLAGILEEVSQAVESGRTDEAVAGLEQFLTVWPSVEGDVRTRNGSLYTTLESEIPVLAGKLSSSGADLDAIQKKVLEHKQSIELLQEKQTYTFWDAALIMLREGMEALLIVSALIAFLNKANARDQQKWIWAGAVGGIIMSIAAAVFISQVFSSATAGANREVIEGVTGIIAVVMMIGVGIWLHQKSNMKAWNQYIEKQLGSALSKGSIISMSLVSFLSIFREGAETIIFYAGMAPSISTGNLLAGIGAAVVILSLFAFLFIRYSKRIAFGIYFKIATALIYFLAFKILGVSIHALQITDKLETTQISSLPIINWMGFYPTWESLIPQLMLILIFVITSVILKKQSNKPDMRGSLSKA; encoded by the coding sequence ATGAAGAAACTGGTTTTACTGGTATTATGCTTATTTATGTTTTTCCCGCCATTTGCCGACGCCGAAGAGGATTACAGCGACCTGTTTATTTTAGTCGGAGATGCGATTATGAAAGTGAAGGCTGATGACTGGGAATCAGCAGAGAAGCTTGCTTCAGAGCTGGATCAGTCCTGGCAGCAAGTGGAGAAAACGGACAGCAAAGAAGCAAAAAAGGTCGGCCGGACGATTTCTGAGTTAACGGGTCCTCTGGATGAGTATCAGAAAGAGGAGACGCTGCAGGCACTGTCAAACGTATCCCACGCTCTGGTTGATTTTGAAAAAAAACAAAATCCTGTAGACAAAGAGAAGCAGCGGGAAGAAGTGAAAAATGCCTTTAACCCTATTCTCGAGAATTTATCCGCAGCCATAACGGAAGAAAATGCAGAAGAAGTCAGCAATCAATATAAGAACCTTTTAGCGATGTGGAACCGCAAGGAAAAAATTGTCCGTGACCAAAGCATTCCTCATTACGGAAAAATCGAAACACAAATGGGCTTTTTGCGGATCGCTTTAACACAGGAAGAGAAGGATTTTGCCCAAATGAAGGGCATCAGTGATTCCCTATCTGCTGCTTTCAGCGAGTTTGTATCTGGGAAAGAAATCAAAGCAGAAAAAAATAATTATTCCCTCCAGACGCTGGCAGGTATCCTGGAGGAAGTTTCACAGGCAGTTGAAAGCGGCCGAACAGACGAAGCTGTTGCCGGCCTGGAGCAGTTTCTGACAGTCTGGCCTTCTGTTGAAGGCGATGTTCGGACAAGAAATGGATCCTTATATACAACATTGGAAAGTGAAATTCCGGTTCTTGCCGGAAAGCTGTCTTCCTCAGGGGCGGATTTGGATGCCATTCAAAAGAAGGTCCTGGAGCATAAACAGTCAATCGAACTGCTTCAGGAAAAACAAACTTATACATTCTGGGATGCAGCTTTAATCATGCTCCGCGAAGGTATGGAGGCATTGCTTATTGTATCTGCACTGATCGCCTTTTTAAACAAAGCCAATGCCCGTGACCAGCAAAAATGGATCTGGGCTGGTGCAGTTGGCGGAATCATCATGAGCATCGCTGCTGCTGTTTTCATCAGCCAGGTATTTTCCTCTGCCACAGCGGGAGCGAACCGGGAAGTAATTGAAGGTGTAACAGGCATCATTGCAGTAGTTATGATGATTGGTGTAGGCATCTGGCTTCACCAGAAATCAAATATGAAAGCATGGAACCAATACATCGAAAAGCAGCTTGGGTCTGCTCTATCAAAGGGAAGCATTATTTCCATGTCTCTCGTCAGCTTCCTGTCCATTTTTAGAGAAGGAGCAGAGACCATCATCTTTTATGCCGGAATGGCCCCTTCGATCAGCACTGGAAACCTGCTGGCAGGGATTGGCGCTGCCGTTGTGATTTTGAGCTTATTTGCCTTCTTATTTATCCGTTACAGCAAAAGAATCGCGTTTGGCATTTATTTTAAGATAGCAACGGCTCTGATTTACTTCCTGGCCTTTAAAATCCTGGGGGTAAGCATACATGCCCTGCAGATCACCGATAAGCTGGAAACCACCCAGATCAGCAGCCTGCCGATCATCAACTGGATGGGCTTTTATCCGACCTGGGAATCTCTCATACCGCAGCTTATGCTGATTCTTATCTTTGTCATTACGAGTGTCATTCTTAAAAAGCAGAGCAATAAGCCTGATATGAGAGGCAGCCTTTCAAAAGCTTAA
- the efeB gene encoding iron uptake transporter deferrochelatase/peroxidase subunit → MSTKKEKSFFEKGFSRREMLKTAGIGSAGMILGATGFSGILTAFGETPFVDDNQESRNKVNFYGKHQSGILTKNPEYAYFVSLNCTAKSKAELKEMFQLWTRYSVLLMNGQMVEPDSANKLLPAPDTGEAVGLDASHLTLTFGVGPSLFEKKELGLEHMKPEELKDLPHFPKDQLDPRYVGGDICIQACADDPQVAFHAVRNLIRAARGLVTMRWSQTGFNSYGMKDKEKMTPRNLFAFKDGTGNPNVDDSKEMDDVVWVQPGESKSWMTGGSYLAFRRIQMHLETWDRTALREQEATFGRHRDTGAPIGKSDEFSDMEIERKENGKSVVPENSHVFLARQVKDRMLRRSFSYSDGINSATGSFDAGLLFVSFQKNPQQFINIQNSFGRMDKLNEYITHRGSALFACFPGVKKGSYLGAGLFE, encoded by the coding sequence ATGAGTACGAAAAAAGAAAAATCTTTTTTTGAAAAAGGGTTTTCCCGCCGTGAGATGCTAAAAACAGCCGGGATCGGGAGTGCGGGCATGATTCTGGGGGCTACAGGATTCTCGGGAATCTTAACCGCCTTTGGAGAAACTCCATTTGTGGATGATAACCAGGAATCCAGGAACAAAGTGAATTTCTACGGCAAGCATCAATCAGGCATCCTGACGAAAAATCCTGAATATGCTTACTTTGTGTCCCTGAATTGTACAGCCAAATCGAAAGCTGAACTAAAAGAAATGTTCCAGCTTTGGACCCGTTATAGTGTGCTGCTCATGAATGGGCAAATGGTTGAACCCGATTCAGCGAACAAGCTGCTTCCTGCTCCGGATACAGGAGAGGCTGTCGGGCTTGATGCCTCACACTTGACCTTAACCTTTGGCGTTGGTCCGAGTTTGTTTGAGAAAAAGGAGCTTGGACTGGAACATATGAAGCCGGAGGAACTAAAGGATCTGCCTCATTTTCCAAAGGATCAGCTCGATCCGCGTTATGTCGGCGGAGATATCTGCATTCAGGCATGTGCCGACGACCCGCAGGTTGCTTTCCATGCGGTGCGGAATTTAATCCGTGCGGCGAGGGGACTTGTAACGATGAGATGGTCACAGACCGGCTTCAATTCTTATGGAATGAAAGACAAAGAAAAAATGACGCCCCGAAATCTGTTTGCCTTTAAAGACGGCACAGGCAACCCAAATGTGGATGATTCGAAAGAAATGGATGATGTCGTATGGGTACAGCCTGGTGAATCAAAGAGCTGGATGACCGGAGGATCCTATTTGGCTTTCAGACGCATTCAAATGCACCTTGAAACCTGGGATCGGACCGCATTGCGTGAACAGGAAGCGACCTTTGGCCGTCATCGCGACACAGGGGCGCCTATTGGGAAGAGCGATGAGTTTTCAGATATGGAAATCGAGCGGAAAGAAAATGGAAAGTCAGTCGTTCCTGAAAATTCGCATGTATTTTTGGCAAGACAGGTGAAAGACCGTATGCTGAGGCGTTCTTTTTCCTACTCGGATGGAATTAACTCTGCCACTGGCTCTTTTGATGCCGGATTGCTGTTTGTCTCGTTCCAGAAGAACCCGCAGCAATTCATCAACATTCAGAATAGTTTCGGACGTATGGATAAGTTAAATGAATATATAACCCATCGCGGCAGTGCACTATTTGCTTGCTTTCCTGGTGTGAAAAAAGGAAGCTATCTTGGCGCCGGGCTGTTTGAATAG
- the efeO gene encoding iron uptake system protein EfeO — MNRFIKVTGILMLSGSILAGCGENVSHETQEKEASAKTEASNTEKEVSAYKQFAIEQLDEFVKATEGFTEAVKAGEVEKAKELYAPARMYFERSEPIAESFGDLDPRIDARLADIQAEGQGEEEWSGYHKIEYGLWEEGTTEGYEETADQLLKDVKELRAKVETVEVTPDLMITGAVDLLNEVSTSKITGEEEIYSHTDLYDFKANVEGAEKIFEIFKEKLTEKDAGLVKELDENFTVLDELLAKYEDGNGGYVSYEKLTQEDTKALSAAVDNLGEPLSQMAIVVE, encoded by the coding sequence ATGAATAGGTTTATAAAAGTGACAGGCATATTGATGCTGTCAGGCAGCATTTTAGCTGGCTGCGGTGAGAATGTTTCACATGAAACACAAGAAAAAGAAGCGAGTGCCAAGACGGAAGCAAGCAATACAGAAAAGGAGGTTAGTGCCTATAAGCAGTTTGCTATAGAGCAGCTGGATGAATTCGTGAAGGCCACTGAAGGGTTTACAGAAGCAGTGAAGGCCGGAGAAGTGGAAAAGGCAAAGGAGCTATATGCACCAGCACGGATGTATTTCGAGCGTTCAGAGCCGATTGCCGAGAGCTTTGGCGACCTTGATCCGCGAATCGATGCCCGTCTGGCTGATATCCAGGCAGAAGGACAGGGAGAAGAAGAATGGTCCGGCTATCATAAAATTGAGTACGGACTATGGGAAGAAGGCACAACAGAGGGCTATGAGGAGACAGCTGACCAGCTGCTGAAGGATGTAAAAGAGCTGCGAGCGAAAGTGGAAACAGTTGAAGTAACTCCTGATTTAATGATTACAGGGGCAGTGGATCTTTTAAACGAAGTATCCACATCCAAAATAACAGGTGAAGAAGAAATTTACTCTCATACCGACTTGTATGACTTTAAAGCCAATGTGGAGGGCGCAGAGAAGATCTTTGAAATCTTTAAAGAGAAGCTGACGGAAAAAGACGCCGGCCTTGTGAAGGAACTGGATGAAAACTTTACAGTATTGGATGAGCTGCTCGCTAAATACGAGGATGGAAACGGCGGATATGTATCCTACGAAAAACTGACACAGGAAGATACCAAGGCATTGTCAGCAGCAGTTGATAATTTAGGAGAACCTTTAAGTCAAATGGCCATAGTTGTGGAGTGA